In the genome of Nomascus leucogenys isolate Asia chromosome 12, Asia_NLE_v1, whole genome shotgun sequence, the window ggatccacccatcttggcctcccaaagtgctaggattacaggtgtgagccactgcacccagccataggCTTGGGATTTCAAACTGCgggttttaaaaaacaatgttggATGAATATTCTGGTAGCTGAATGTTtatacaaaaccaaaattatttaCTTGGCataataaatttctagaagtgggTTTATTAAGTTTCACTAGAAAAAATTCTACCGGTATACATGTAGCAGTATATAAGAATGCCCATTCGGCATTCCCTTATTTGGGGTAGAATTTTAATCAGTCTAGGGCCTTAATCTTTGGTTCCCAGACCAGCAATATCAGCATTACCTAGGTGAGCctattagaaatgcagactcttataccccatcccagacctaccaagtcagaatctgcattttaacaagctcccagggtGATCTGTCAGCACATCAAAGTCTGAGAAGCAATGTTCTAAAGTAATTTATACAGGAGTCACAGAATGAATTGGTCTTAAATCTAGCCAAGGTAAGGCCAGGAAGCCCATACTGGCATTTGTTAATAAAAGGTGAAAGTGACAAAGAATTAAAGTTGGCTTTGTAAAAAGTGCtggttgggtgcctgtaatcccagcactttgggaggctacggtgggaggatcacttgagcccaggagtttaagaccagcctggggaacaaagtgagacctcatctatacaaaacattttaaaaattaaccaggcatagtggcatgcacctgttgttccagctactcaggaggctgaggcaggaggatcacttaggccccagaatttgagactgcagtgagctgtgatcatgccactgcaccccatcctaggtgacagaatgagaccctgtctcaaaaaaaaaagggagttatTCTAACAAAATGAATATAAGTATCCTAAAGAAGCTTTTTTGGGAGACTGGCAAATGCAGATCAGCACAGAGCACTGACACGTTTTCTCCCAGAACATAAGACATGATACTATTATCTCTCCAGCTTCATCTTCACTCACTCCATCCCAAACGGTCTATGCTTTCACCTATTGTTTATCTAGTGATCCAAGAAAAACTTGAACTAGAATCACTTGCAGAATGTGTTACAGTGTATACTCCCAAGCCCACTTCTAGAGAATCTGTTTCAGTAGGGTCTGATATTATAATCAAGAATAAGAATTTTAACATGCACATCAGGTAATTCTAATGccctaaagtttgagaactactacAACACTACACTTCCCAGAACATATCTGGAATGTATTGTTTAAGCAATGTTttatttgctattaaaaaaattcccaagccaggtatggtggcgtgcacctgtagtccagctactcaggaggctgagacaggaagatcgcttgagcccaggagttcgaggctgcagtgaactatgatcatgccactgcactccagactgggcacagagcaagaccgtgtctctaaaaaaataaaaataaaaataatattcccatttttataAAGACCTTCAACCAGAATTcacttttttgttattattgctgttaGTTCATTAAACAAGTCTAGGAATTCTCATTTTTTAGCATTCTCTAGTTACGACCAAGTTTCTGAGGATGGAGAGAATGAATCCTATTTGAACTGTTATTCCTTATTTTGGAGACTGCCTTTTTGGACCAATCCAAATTCATTTCAGATGATACTTCAACTTCTTCTTTTCTGTCAATATATTTTGGTGAAAGAAATTCATACTGTGGAAAGaaacattttccattaaaaattataatgttaaaatgtattactctcatataaaatatatgaaagaagttatatcaaaaattattctgattttaaaatacaaataactttttttaatgtaggaggagcaaagaaaaaaggaagcagcacatataaaaggtatttttttctcaataatttATTAGAAGAAATCTTAATGAACTTTAGCAATTCACGTCTTGAGGAATCAAGAGGCTTCCTAAATGTCATCTAAGTATCTTAATGGTATGAAAATGTAAGGGAAACATTAATTTATTAGTATGTAAAAGGGcataaattttttagaaaaagcgAAACTTGCAATATCGCATCTTAAACTAAAgtgagaagttttaatttttatctcttatttGTACTCAAAGGTATCATAGTCAATGTCACATAGTAATGCTTGAGGATAAAAAGATATTGCATATTACATCTTAGTACGTCAAAACATTACCTCTTACATAATTTAGAGAtgctgaatataaaatataacaagataTTTTGCAgagctttaaaaatgtagaaaatacaaaagttaatatGTTTAgaccaggcgtagtggctcatgcctataatctcagcactttgggaggccaaggtgggcagatcacttgaggccaggagttcaagaccagtctggccaatatgatgaaaccctgtctctactaaaaatgcaaaaattagctgggtgtggtggcacaggcctgtaatcccagctacttgggaggctggggcaagagaatctcttgaacccaggaggcggaggttgcagtgagctgagactgcgccaatacactccagcctgggtgacagagcaagactttgtctcaaaaaaaaaaaaaaaaagttagtatgTTTGCAAGAATGGCcttatacataaatttttaaaaaagaaaagttaatatgCAAAATGTTATAAAAGGTATTATAGaatattgtataaatattatattttctaaaacagcATATTTTAATGGCAAATGTGCAGCCTAAATACTATAATGGGAAAAGCATGAGACAAAGTAATGAAAATCTAGGCAGCTAAGATCTATTTTGTATCTGATCTGTAATGGGTCATTTATCTAAGTCTGTTTATTATTTTCGTGAAGTGGTGCTAATAGTAACTACCTTGAAGAATTATTAAGAGTATAAATAAGATatagaaatatatcaaaatgctttgtaaattgaAAGTCTCTACAGGaagatttgttattattattggtatAAAGCCAATTCCTACACCCTTCCCAATGCAGACCAAGTATTTTCTAATACATGCTTAAGGAGgcatgtacttttcttttttgaagtttaGTTGtccctattttaaaatgaaacaaattagtTATAAAATCCTTTGCTCCAAGTAGAAACTATGTATATTACAAATGTTTTTTGCTTGGTTTTGAGTTTTAAAGATTACTGTAGTAGTTATTTCTAATatcataaataattatttctttctcagaaaacttTCTGAATTTGTAATGCAATATTTACACAAATTGAATAAGTGAAAAATGATAGTTTATTAATTATGCCAGtatagttaaaatttatttttaaaacaaggcaATCAGTCCTTTCTGATTTTAAGGaacattttgaaacatttctaGCCTAATTAGTCTTTTTCTGTTTAAGCAGGTTGATTTAATTTAGAATAGTCTTTTCTATTCTTGATTATCATGAAAATATTGCTAATTCCTAATTACATATAACACTATGTGGATGATAGCAACTCagaatttctttatagcattatCCTGCCCATTCTGACATTGTCCTTATAATTAAGAGTTGGCTTgtgaatatataatattcatagtAAATCTGTTTTTACAGCAATTAAAGATCATTCTAAAGATGAATCCCGACTTGCAACAAAAAATGTCATTTGTGATCCCTCAGAGACCAGCTCCACAACAAATCGCAGCAGTGTTACCTTAAGCTTATCAACATTACCATCTGATTCTTATTACAGCCGAAGTATAGAAGCAGCTGATGACTGGTTTTCTGATGATTCTCTAGTGAAAAGGAACTCTCCGGGGCCTTCTCTCGGGGAAcctctaatggaaaaagtattttcataCCTGTCAACCATTTCATTAGAAGAGGGTACTGAAAGTGTACTGAATGACACTTTATGATCATCAAAAAGATGACCACATTAAGGGAAAATGTTCATGAAGAAACATAGAGGTTGAAATACAAAAtcttcaacataatactgaatgacttttttcttttgaaaccttGTATACACTGAAATCAGGTAAAGTTGAAACTGAATTATCAGCTTCTGAGTCTCTTAACATGTCCATGCtaatattactttttttgttctttaccATAGAGCGGCTCTACGTCCCTTGCTGGTTCTTATTTCTAGAAACAAAATTAGGAAGAACTAGAGTGATGTCATGAACATTAAGCTTAATTTATTGTATCTCATCCAAAGACATATTAAGTAAAATGAGTGTATGTCAACAAAtaggagaaaaacatttaaaaatcttcagcacaaaaataatatatatattttctttgagactgagtctcgctctattgcccaggctagagtgcagtggcgtgatgtcagtttactgcaaccttcgcctccagggttcaagcgattctcctgcttcagcctcctgagtagctgggattacaggcacctatcaccacgctggctaatttttgtatttttagtagagatgaggtttcaccatgttggccaggccagtctcgagctcctgacctcaagtgattcacccgcctcggcctcccaaagtgctgggattacaggcatgagccactgcgcctggccaaaaaaaaatatatatttttgaataaaatatccACAGCATTTCCTTATACTTttgatgttttcaattttatttcaatgtgGGTAGGGCTGGGTGGAATATCTATTagtttttctgaatttaaaacacataaattatttataattcaaaTATTACCATGTTATGCTTTTAGTAAGCAGTATAATTTTGCTCCTGCAAGATAGCTTGAAATGCTGAATccagaaaagaggccaggcacagtggttcatgccttaTATAAGAATTATTATATCTTACACAATTGTAAGAGGAACCAAGGAAGTGAAGTTTAAGGAGAGAAACTAGAGAATCAGAGAAGGAGTCACCAGCAAGATAATCTGAAACTCTGACCAAGagatcttttgaaaaataaataaataaataaaaataaaaagtaaaacatctttttaaagtgAATAACTAGAGAAACCACTGTCCAACTGCCACAGTAAGACTGTAGAGGGGAGGCTTGTGGGAATGTTTACAGGAAGCTATGCATCAGCAGCAACTGCCTTTGGGTATACAACCTAGTTCCATGATTCCTAGCCTGGAAATATGggataacaattaaaaatttattttatttttatttatttattttatttttattttttgagacggagtctcactctgtcacccaggctggagtgcagtggcaatggtcttggctcactgcaacctccgccacctgggttcaagcaattctctgcctcagccttccacatagctgggattacaggcgcccgccaccatgcctggataatttttttgtatttttagtagagacgggtttcaccatcttggccaggctggtttcgaactcctgacctcatgatccaaacacctcagcctcccaaagtgctgggattacaggtgtgagccactgcgctcagcctattttatttttattttgttttattgagacagcCTCACTATTCTGCTCAGGTTACAGTTgaactcctgggtcaagcaacctgcctcaacctcccgagtagctgggactacaggagcacgtcactgcacccagctcgcAACTGCCTTTGACACTGTGCTGCCAAGCATCTTGTGGCAGACCCAGGGCCATTGTTTGCCAACATGATCAGCAGTTGGGAGGAAGAACTGGACACTGAAAAGAACTGGACATAGGGCGGAGGAGAAAAGACAAACCGGAATCCACTGGCCTCCCTATAGTCTGTTTCCACATATACGCAGATTACCTTCACAGAATAGTGGCCTCTGCTTAGATTCTGCTTTCCAAATATTGCACAAATGCCTCTTTAGGCCAACTTTAGCCAAGAACTATACATAGAAAAAGATTCTGAGAAACATAATTCCAGCTTAACTAAGTTAACACAGTACAAACCACAGTCTACCCATTAGCAATTTAGCATtcatttacactttttttttttttttgaaacagagtcttactctcttccccaggctagagtgcagtggcacgatctcggctcactgcaacctccacctcccaggttcaggtgtgTCTCCTGCCTtagattcccaagtagctgggattacaaacacaggccaccacgcccggctaatttttatagttttactagagataggggtttactatgttggccaggctggtcttgaactcttgacctcaggtgatccactggccttggcctcccaaagtgctgggattacaaatgtgagctatTGTACCCagcattatttacattttatccaTACTtgaaaccttcaaataaaaacaatagcagAGTGATGTTGACAAGACATCCCTCTACAGCAATAGTAATTTAACAGGCATCCACAGACAAAAGTGCCTTTGTTAAGCTTTGGGATCCAGGTAGGAGTTTGTGAAACCCTGGTGCAGCCCAAGACCAAAGagggccttttcttttttttctttgggacagagtctcaccctgccacccaggctggagtgcagtggcatgatcacagctcgctgtagctttaaactcctgggttcaagcaatccttccatctcagcctcttaagtagctaggcctacaggtgttccaccatgcccagctaattttttttatttgtttctagagacagggtctccctatgtttccaggctggtcttgaattcctgggctcaagcaagcctctcaaagtgctgagattacaggtatgagccactgcacctggcctaaagagGGCCTTTTGAGAGGGCAGAACTGCCCTTGCTGGCCGATCTGGAAATGACCCATTTTCCCTATTGACTCAGCTCTGAGTCCTGTTTGGCCCTAGTCCTGCTACTAGAACCATTAGCCCAGGGACCTGTGAGGAGTCACACCCATTTATGCTTCAAGCTGACAGACCTGCTGACCTCAGTCCCCACAGTGTACTCAGAAATGGCTCTGAAACTTGACTGTAGCCCCTCTCAGCAGTGGTCAGAAATCAGAAGTCCTGCTGGTGGCATAGGGTCCCAGAAGGAGACATACCCACCTGAGTCCCCAGGGCCATTTTGCCAACCTCAGTTCCACAGCAGACTCTGAAATAGTTGTGACACTTGGCTCCAGCGCCTCCCAATAATGGTCAGAGATTAGTACTGCTTATGACACAGGCACCTAGAGAGAGATGTGCCTGTCTGAGTCCGTGGAAAAGGCTTGCCGACCTCTGTCTGGCTGTGGACACTGAAATAACCCTGTGACTTCATTCTATTCTCTCTCAGCCATGCACCAGGATAGTACTGCCTGCCAAGAGACCCAGTAAGTGACCCAGTAGGAAGCTTCCCAGGAACACAGAGGAAGCCATACATGGCTGCATACCTAGTATCAGCCCCACTGTCTGCAGACCCTGAAGTGGATCTTCATCCAAGCACCAGCCCTGTGGAACAAGGTCCTAGAAACATTCTAATCTCCTTAGGAACCAGAAAGGATCCATATCCATTAGAGCTCCTGGTAACAGGCCTGCCATCTGCAGATCCCACTGCAGACACAGAAGCCGCCATGTGACCTAGCTCCAACCATGGTCCCAGAGGCAATCTTATTAACTTGAGAGCCTAGTAGAAGTTCTTAACCTACTTTAACCTACTGATACCAATCTATAAAGACTAGAAGTGGTGCTTATGCCTTCAAATGCAGACACCAAAGCAAACCTACATGGATAATGTAGAATCAGGCACACATCATACCACCAAAGGAAACTAATAAAGCTCCAGCAATGgaatctaaataaatgaagatctACAAATTGCctgaaagagaattcaaaatacttATCTTAAATAAGCATAAGGAGatgcaagaaaatacaaatatacaactaaataaaattaggaaaacacTGCATGAACAAAATGAGACTTTAATAAAGAAATAGTAACCATGAAAAAGGAACCTAACAGAAATCCAGGAGCTGAAGGATACAGTTGAGAAAAGTGTAATAGAGAGCTTCAACAGCAGACTCAATCATGCAGAATAAACATTAGAAAACTCAAAGACAGGTCATTCAGTATTAACCAATtagaggaacaacaacaacaaaaggaatgaagaaagcatAGGGAACCTAGGGGACACCCTCAAGTGTATGAATGCACAGATTGTGAGAATCCAAGGAGAAAGATCCCTGTCTGAAAATCCCCAAGTCTTGGGAAGGAGATGAACATCTAGATTCATGAAGCTCAAAGAATCCCAAGAAAGATAAACCCAAAGAAGAATATACTGAGGAATAGTAcagtcaaattgtcaaaaatcacagagaattttgaaactagccaaagaaaataaacttatacAAGGGAAACTCCATAAGGCTAACAGACTTCTCAACATAGACTTGCAAGCCAGGAGGGAGTGGATTGATACAtacaaagtgttgaaagaaacaACTTTCAGCCATGAATACTATAaccagcaaagctatccttcagaaataaaggaaagatgaaactttcctagacaaacaaaagctgagggaatttatCACCACTAGACCAGCCTTCGAAGAATTGCTAAATGAAGTTCTTTGAGTTAAAACAAAGGATGCTCATTAACAAAGTGAAAACATATGGGCAGggcactcatgcctgtaatcccagcactttgggaggccaaggcgggtggatcacctgaggtcaggagttcaagaccagtctggccaacacggtgaaaccccacctctactaaaaatacaaaaattagctgggtgtggtggtgcatgcctgtaatcccagctacttgggagtctggggcaggaaaatcgtttgaacctgggaggcagagattgcagtgagccaagatctcaccattgcattccagcctgggtgagtgacagagtgaaattccatctaaaaaaaaagaaaagaaaacatatgaaagaaaaaaacgcaatagtaaatatatagtcaagttcagaatactctaatactataatggtggtatgtaaataatttttatctatactataaaagttgaaagacgaaagtattaaaataactatagctaaaataatttgttacctaaaacacaattttaaaagatgtagtctgggtatggtggctcacatctctaatcctagcacttttggaggccaaggtaggaggatcacttgaggccaggatttgagactagcctgggcaacataatgagaccctatctctacaaaaaatttttttgaaacaacaaaacaaaacaaaaaaagatgtaaattgtgacattGTTCTGCAGTGGGCAGGCATATGCAAACCTACCCCCAAATTCCAAAGAAGCTGAAAGGCTGAAGAAAGAGACTGGCATAtctagtttctcagaaagaaacatttaatagagtCTTACAAGCAGAAGCCATGTCCCAGCAGCCACAAGATGAGATGGTGGATCTCCACACCATTACTCTCCAGGCCCAAGGCTTATATACCATAGGGAGGAATGTGTAGGACAATTGAAGTCAACTCCTCAGGGAAAGGCAAAAATGTTATGTGAATCTGTATAAGGGCAAAATTTATGGTCACGGTTGTTTTGACTTAAGGCCAGGATTGACAGTAGTTAAGGTAGAGGTCTTAGAGGCATTTCTCTGATTAACAAGGGTTAATCAGAAGTCAGCATGGCAGATTAGtatccaagatggagttgctccaCAGATATCAGAAACAAAATTTGAGGGGAAGGAGTAAAAGTGTACAGTTTTTAAGATGTGATCAAAGTTAAGTTGTTTTTTGCTCAAAATAACTTGTTATAACTATAAGATGTATGTAAGCCTCACAGTACCCACAAAgaaaacacatatacaaataaacaaaagatgaagagaaaggaatcaaagcatacGATTATTGAAAATCATCAAGTGACAaaggaaaacagcaaaagaaaaagaagatagcaAAAGATCAATGAAGTAATCGTAaacaccaggcacggtggctcacaactgtaatcccagcactttgggaggtaaaggtgggtggattgcttgagctcaggagtttgagaccagcctgggcaacatggcaaaccttatctctacaaaatatttaaaaattagccaggcatggtgtcacacacctgtagtcccagatactcgggggctgaggcaggaggatcacttgagcccaggaggtcaaggcttcagtgagccaaggtcatgccacccttctccagcctgggcaacagagcaagaccctgtctcaaaaaagaaaagaaaaagaaaaccaaagtaaCCAGAAAACAACTAATAAAATAGCAGCAGCAGGTCCTTATCTAtgaataattaccttgaatgtaaatggattaaattctatggagtggctgaatgaatttaaaagaaacacaagATTCAACTATATGCTACATACAAGAGAATCACCTTGGCTTTAaggacacacacagactgaaagtgaagagatggaaaaaaattttcTATGAAAATGGAAACTAAAGAGAACGGGTAGCTATATTAAaatctgacaaaatagactttaagtcaaaaaactgtaaaaagagacaaagaaagatattatataatgattaaaAGAGGTCAATTCAGtgagagaatataacaattaGGAATATCTATGCACTCAATAGTGGAGCAcccaagtatataaagcaaacattcaTAGAATTAAAGGAAGACATAGACTTCAGTACAGTAATAGTAGGTGACTTTAGTACCCCACTCTCAGTAGTGAACAGaccatccagacagaaaatcaacaaagttaAACTATACGCTAGACCAAATAGACCTGACAGTTACAGACCATTTCACCCAACtgctgcaaaatacacattcttttcatcagcacatggaatattttccaGAAAGATCATATGTTTGGCCACAAAGCAAGTCTTAACATTTTTTTAGCctttttattattgtctttttatttatttatttatttattttaaatcgaAGATCCCTTACTGGCCCTGCTTCCATGAGTAGAATGACcaggggaaaagggagaggaaccAGCCGGCACAGGGAGGGGTCATCTCCACAACATTCCATTTATGCATAGAACTAAACAGACAATCACAGAGTCACTATTGCGGTTAGAAGTTGGCAGCATGGGAAGGGGGAGGAACAGGTGGGGAGTAGGggtgttgttaaaaaaaaatacaggccacTCCACAACTGGAGTTCCTGGGGGGAATTTGGTCTGCTCCAACCAAAGAGGAATCAGAAGATCAAAAGCAGTTTGGGAAGGCCAGAACCGTCAGGGATGAAGGGAGGAGGAAAATCCAGGGGGTTAGGGTTCTGTTTGGCAACTGGGGTGAAGGGATTGCCCTCCCTCTGCTGGGATCCCCCCAGCCCCTCCGGTCTGGCAGGAAGGGGGCAGCCTGCAACCCCCGAGGGCAGGTGTGGGGCTGCCAGATGCTCCAGGCAGTGGGCCAGAAGGGGCTCACAAAGGCTTGCCCTCCAGGGAGATGACGGCACTGCCCCCCAGCATCTCTGCCAGGGTGCAGCGGTCCTTGACCTCCTCGTAGCAGTTTGCTTGTAATGCATGCTTGATCCCT includes:
- the C12H1orf185 gene encoding uncharacterized protein C1orf185 homolog, encoding MASPKGFFNYLTYFLAAGAVTLGIGFFALASALWFLICKRRELLQNSKFKAIDERCRQRPSTAKIKSHPQCVFISRNFHTGRFQLQEEQRKKEAAHIKAIKDHSKDESRLATKNVICDPSETSSTTNRSSVTLSLSTLPSDSYYSRSIEAADDWFSDDSLVKRNSPGPSLGEPLMEKVFSYLSTISLEEGTESVLNDTL